One window from the genome of Nitrosospira multiformis encodes:
- the carA gene encoding glutamine-hydrolyzing carbamoyl-phosphate synthase small subunit, with translation MSQRPHAVLALADGTIFRGISIGVEGISTGEVVFNTAMTGYQEILTDPSYCRQIVTLTYPHIGNTGTNPDDVESGRIERVYAAGLVIRDLPLLSSNWRQTRTLPEYLKQQGVVAIADIDTRKLTRILREKGAQAGCLMTGNFNEADALEHAREFPGLVGMDLAKVVSCDQPYEWNEGEWELGCGYQVQKNSRFHVAALDFGIKRNILRKLAQRGCKVTVLPAQTSADEILALQPDGVFLSNGPGDPEPCDYAIAATRKLLEKEVPIFGVCMGHQLLGLASGARTIKMKFGHHGANHPVQDLDTGRVMISSQNHGFAVDIETLPKHARVTHVSLFDGSLQGFELIGQRAFCFQGHPEVSPGPHDLDYLFDKFIGLMEGKR, from the coding sequence GTGTCACAACGCCCGCATGCCGTTCTCGCGCTCGCCGACGGCACCATTTTTCGCGGCATATCCATCGGCGTGGAAGGCATCAGCACGGGCGAAGTGGTGTTCAACACCGCTATGACCGGTTATCAGGAGATTCTGACTGATCCATCTTATTGCAGACAGATTGTCACACTGACTTATCCGCATATCGGTAATACGGGTACGAATCCCGACGACGTTGAATCCGGCAGGATTGAGCGGGTATATGCCGCCGGTCTGGTGATCCGTGATCTGCCTTTGCTCTCCAGCAATTGGCGGCAAACCCGGACTTTGCCGGAATATCTCAAGCAACAAGGCGTAGTGGCGATAGCGGATATTGATACCCGCAAGCTTACGCGCATCTTGCGGGAAAAGGGCGCGCAAGCCGGTTGTCTCATGACGGGCAATTTCAATGAAGCTGATGCGCTGGAGCATGCCAGAGAATTTCCCGGGCTGGTCGGAATGGATCTCGCCAAGGTGGTGAGTTGTGATCAGCCTTATGAATGGAACGAAGGTGAATGGGAACTGGGGTGCGGCTATCAAGTTCAGAAAAATTCGCGCTTTCATGTTGCCGCACTCGATTTTGGAATCAAGCGCAACATACTTCGCAAGCTGGCGCAGCGCGGCTGCAAGGTTACGGTACTTCCCGCGCAGACATCGGCGGATGAAATTCTGGCATTGCAACCCGATGGAGTGTTTCTTTCCAATGGGCCCGGTGATCCGGAGCCCTGTGATTACGCCATCGCCGCCACCAGGAAATTGCTTGAAAAGGAGGTGCCGATTTTTGGCGTTTGCATGGGACATCAATTGCTGGGACTGGCCAGTGGTGCCAGAACCATCAAAATGAAATTTGGCCATCACGGCGCCAACCATCCGGTGCAGGACCTGGATACGGGAAGAGTCATGATTTCCAGCCAGAATCACGGCTTTGCGGTAGATATCGAGACGCTGCCGAAGCATGCACGGGTTACGCATGTATCGTTGTTTGATGGCAGTCTGCAAGGATTTGAACTGATCGGCCAGCGTGCATTCTGCTTTCAGGGGCATCCCGAAGTCAGTCCCGGACCTCACGATCTGGATTATTTATTCGACAAATTTATCGGTTTGATGGAGGGGAAAAGGTGA
- a CDS encoding outer membrane protein assembly factor BamE: MRAKILTLLVLQLLAGCSSVPSLVYKIEIQQGNVITQEMVDKLKPGMTRSQIRFALGSPMISDVFHDNRWDYVYRLEQKGHLVEQRQLTVFFEDDKVVRVGGSFAPTLAFAPTQPVDPTRSMANVESGTPAPVDATALREPEMSSLRQAPPSQAAILPQPVDEVIKPIANEGNGPALSAISPGDIPASSSVPASSDSSMVSKAPVSSEPKPVVSRQTPSQAGDRGSREADQPKE; encoded by the coding sequence ATGCGCGCGAAAATACTCACGTTGCTTGTTTTGCAACTGCTCGCTGGATGTTCGTCTGTTCCATCTCTGGTCTACAAAATCGAGATTCAGCAGGGGAATGTTATTACCCAGGAAATGGTGGATAAACTAAAACCTGGCATGACCCGATCGCAAATACGCTTCGCGCTGGGTTCGCCAATGATTAGTGATGTTTTTCACGACAACCGGTGGGACTACGTTTATCGCCTTGAGCAAAAAGGTCATCTGGTTGAGCAACGGCAACTGACGGTGTTTTTCGAGGATGATAAAGTAGTGCGTGTGGGTGGCAGCTTTGCACCCACACTCGCTTTTGCTCCAACTCAACCCGTTGATCCAACCAGATCCATGGCTAACGTGGAAAGCGGCACTCCAGCCCCGGTTGATGCCACTGCGCTACGGGAGCCGGAGATGTCCAGCTTAAGGCAGGCACCTCCTTCGCAGGCCGCGATCCTGCCTCAGCCGGTAGATGAGGTGATCAAACCCATCGCTAACGAAGGCAATGGTCCCGCTTTGAGTGCTATTTCGCCAGGCGATATTCCGGCTTCAAGCAGTGTTCCGGCATCCAGCGATTCTTCGATGGTGAGCAAGGCTCCAGTTTCATCGGAACCGAAGCCGGTAGTTTCCAGGCAAACGCCATCGCAAGCGGGAGACAGGGGAAGTAGAGAAGCGGATCAGCCGAAAGAGTAG
- the fur gene encoding ferric iron uptake transcriptional regulator — translation MSKPNDLKTMGLKATLPRLRILGLFENSPVRHLSAEDIYRTLIGEGEDIGLATVYRVLTQFEQAGLLERHHFESGKAVFELASSSHHDHLVCLQCGRVEEFYDAEIEKRQVRIAKDRGFTIHEHSLALYADCTKPACPHRKT, via the coding sequence ATGAGCAAGCCGAATGATCTTAAAACCATGGGCCTGAAGGCCACGCTGCCGCGGCTTAGAATACTGGGGCTGTTCGAAAACAGTCCAGTACGGCACCTATCGGCGGAAGATATTTACAGAACACTTATCGGTGAAGGTGAGGATATCGGTCTTGCCACAGTCTATCGGGTGCTGACACAGTTCGAGCAGGCGGGTTTGCTTGAACGCCACCATTTTGAGAGTGGCAAGGCGGTGTTTGAACTTGCCAGCAGCAGTCACCACGACCATCTGGTATGCCTGCAATGCGGTCGCGTAGAGGAATTCTATGACGCGGAAATTGAGAAGCGTCAAGTTAGAATTGCCAAGGATCGTGGCTTCACCATACACGAGCACTCACTGGCACTTTACGCGGATTGCACCAAGCCGGCATGCCCGCATCGGAAAACATAA
- the dapB gene encoding 4-hydroxy-tetrahydrodipicolinate reductase — MTTLNIAITGSSGRMGRALLEAVARTPDMRLSAALEREGSPYLKKDAGELIGAPCNITITDDVSAALPGSDVLIDFTRPEGTLAHLAVCRTLGVKMVIGTTGFSTQQKEDLKAASRDISIVFAPNMSVGVNVTFKLLEVAAKVLNEGYDIEIIEAHHRHKIDAPSGTALHMGEVVAQALGRNLSEVAVYGREGNTGERAPATIGFATVRGGDIVGDHTVLFAGTGERIEISHKAGSRATFAEGALRAARFLADKQSGLFDMQDVLGLRG; from the coding sequence ATGACGACATTGAATATTGCCATTACCGGAAGTTCGGGCCGCATGGGGCGTGCTCTGCTGGAAGCGGTTGCGCGGACGCCGGACATGCGGTTGTCTGCTGCCCTTGAGCGGGAGGGGAGCCCTTATCTCAAGAAGGACGCCGGAGAGCTGATTGGCGCGCCATGCAACATTACCATTACCGATGATGTTTCCGCCGCGCTTCCCGGGAGCGATGTACTGATTGATTTCACTCGTCCTGAAGGAACCCTCGCGCATCTTGCGGTATGCCGCACGCTGGGCGTGAAAATGGTTATCGGTACCACGGGTTTTTCGACACAACAAAAGGAAGATCTCAAAGCGGCGTCAAGAGACATCTCCATCGTATTTGCGCCCAACATGAGCGTGGGTGTGAACGTGACGTTCAAGCTGCTGGAAGTGGCAGCCAAAGTGTTGAACGAAGGCTATGACATCGAAATCATAGAGGCGCACCATCGCCACAAGATCGATGCACCTTCCGGCACCGCGCTGCACATGGGTGAGGTAGTGGCACAGGCGCTTGGCAGAAATCTTTCGGAAGTCGCTGTTTATGGACGCGAAGGCAATACGGGTGAGCGAGCACCCGCCACCATCGGCTTTGCCACCGTGCGCGGAGGGGATATTGTAGGCGACCATACAGTGCTGTTTGCAGGGACCGGCGAGCGCATCGAAATTTCACATAAAGCGGGTAGTCGTGCGACCTTCGCCGAAGGGGCATTGCGTGCCGCCCGTTTTCTTGCGGACAAGCAAAGTGGTTTGTTTGATATGCAGGACGTGCTCGGGTTGCGCGGGTAG